Proteins encoded within one genomic window of Carassius gibelio isolate Cgi1373 ecotype wild population from Czech Republic chromosome A4, carGib1.2-hapl.c, whole genome shotgun sequence:
- the LOC127969711 gene encoding uncharacterized protein LOC127969711, which yields MCFQIPTITTTRKPHITQCRQHNLNNLHTLPISAKTLLSFSIGLWNCQSAVNKVDFITSIISHSKLNLMALTETWIKPEDTATPAALSNNFSFSHSPRLTGRGGGTGLLISNDWKFTPLPYLGINSSLESHSVTVTYPFKIHFVVVYRPPGPLGNFLDELDVLLSTFSEDGTQFNSIQFKFICIALFTKQIVTKQLYSPSYAWRFQHPSR from the coding sequence atgtgtttccagatccctactatcactaccactcgcaaaccacacatcacacaatgtagacagcacaatcttaacaacctgcacactttgcctataTCTGCTAaaacactactttctttttctattggtctctggaattgccagtctgctgtaaacaaagtcgatttcattacttctattattagtcattcaaagcttaatctcatggccctaacagagacctggatcaaaccagaggacactgctacacctgcagcactctccaataatttctcattttcccactccccacgtttgactggaagaggtggaggtactggtctgctcatctctaatgattggaaatttactCCTTTACCAtatttgggtatcaacagctccttggaatctcattcagttactgttacctacccttttaaaatacattttgtagttgtctatcgacccccaggaccactgggtaactttttggatgaattagatgtgttgctctcaaccttttctgaggatggtactcaattcaattcaattcaattcaagtttatttgtatagcgctttttacaaaacaaatcgttacaaagcaactttactcccctagttatgcttggagatttcaacatccatctagataa